Proteins from a single region of Flavobacterium sp. YJ01:
- a CDS encoding MBOAT family O-acyltransferase yields MFFNSTAFAIFLPIVFFLYWFVFNKSKSTQNALLIVASYYFYSCWDWRFLFLLVFSTFLDYFTGIQIEKSDSDKKRKFWFWLSILVNLGFLGIFKYYNFFASSFAEMFNSFGFKVSPFLLNVILPVGISFYTFHGLSYVIDIYYKRIKAEYNFIDYSLFVSYFPLLVAGPIERATHLLPQVKIKREFNLEKAKEGFLQIIWGLFKKIVIADNCAVYANNIFDHYTSMDSVSLIMGTVYFAFQIYGDFSGYSDIALGVSKLFGIDLLKNFNYPYFSRDIAEFWRRWHISLSSWFRDYVYIPLGGSKGSKAIQIRNVFIIFLLSGFWHGANWTYIAWGAINAFYFLPLLLIKTNRNNMEEKAISFNFSSLKMICNILFTFGLTCIAWIFFRSENIHMAFEYIKRITLFSFDLDGLKEQISYIIIIILPYLILLEWNNRKKECPLFDRYSGIKTITTLIFILLFGQFDIQSKFIYFQF; encoded by the coding sequence ATGTTTTTTAATTCTACAGCTTTTGCCATTTTTTTGCCAATCGTTTTTTTTCTGTATTGGTTTGTTTTCAATAAAAGCAAAAGTACCCAAAATGCTTTGTTAATTGTTGCGAGTTACTATTTCTATTCTTGTTGGGATTGGAGATTTTTATTCTTGCTAGTCTTTTCCACATTTTTAGATTATTTCACCGGAATACAAATCGAAAAAAGTGACTCTGATAAAAAACGAAAATTTTGGTTTTGGCTTAGTATCTTAGTCAATTTAGGTTTTCTGGGAATCTTTAAATATTATAATTTCTTTGCAAGTTCATTTGCAGAGATGTTCAATTCTTTCGGGTTTAAAGTAAGTCCGTTTTTGCTCAATGTTATTTTGCCGGTCGGAATTTCATTCTACACTTTTCATGGTTTATCATATGTAATTGATATTTATTATAAAAGAATAAAAGCAGAATATAATTTTATAGATTACTCTTTGTTTGTCAGTTACTTTCCTTTATTAGTTGCTGGGCCAATTGAGAGAGCAACACATTTATTGCCACAAGTAAAAATAAAACGTGAATTCAATTTAGAGAAAGCAAAAGAAGGTTTTCTACAGATTATTTGGGGACTATTTAAAAAAATAGTTATAGCAGATAACTGTGCTGTTTATGCTAATAATATCTTCGATCATTACACATCAATGGATTCGGTTTCTCTTATTATGGGGACTGTATATTTTGCTTTTCAAATTTATGGCGACTTTTCAGGATATTCAGATATAGCTTTAGGAGTATCTAAATTATTCGGTATTGATTTATTAAAAAACTTCAACTATCCCTACTTTTCAAGAGACATTGCTGAATTTTGGCGTCGTTGGCATATTTCGCTATCTTCTTGGTTTCGAGATTATGTTTATATTCCATTAGGTGGAAGCAAAGGCTCTAAAGCAATTCAAATAAGAAATGTTTTCATTATTTTTCTATTGAGTGGATTTTGGCATGGAGCCAATTGGACTTATATAGCTTGGGGAGCAATAAATGCATTTTATTTTTTACCCTTACTTTTAATAAAAACAAACCGAAATAATATGGAAGAAAAAGCTATTTCGTTTAATTTTTCTTCTTTAAAAATGATTTGCAATATTCTATTTACCTTCGGTCTTACCTGTATTGCTTGGATTTTTTTTAGATCTGAAAATATACATATGGCATTTGAATACATTAAAAGAATTACGCTCTTTTCTTTTGATCTAGATGGTTTAAAAGAACAGATAAGTTATATAATTATAATTATTTTGCCTTATTTAATTTTACTTGAGTGGAATAACAGAAAAAAAGAATGCCCTTTGTTTGATAGATATTCAGGAATTAAAACCATTACAACACTAATATTTATTTTGTTATTTGGACAATTTGATATTCAAAGTAAATTCATTTATTTTCAGTTCTAA
- a CDS encoding UDP-glycosyltransferase: MPNKKIFILLPDGVGLRNFAFSNFYKIGIEKKFDITYWNNTPFDLTNLGFNEVKINEAKSDTLTDSYKNARKHIELNLNKKRENDNVYDTYRFPFLYKSIKTSLKSYITRFLILAYNSEKGLKKVRDVIKNREKKTNFYKQCIETLRIEKPNFVFCTNQRPVLAIAPILAAKELQIPTGTFIFSWDNLPKATMVIETDYYFVWSDHMKSELLKYYSYIEEKKIFVVGTPQFESHFDKSILSDRIQFFNDYKLDLDRKYICYSGDDITTCPDDSQYLSDVADAVREINKRDNNTSLGIIFRRCPVDFSGRYDAVLQKNRDLITAVDPIWKKIGEDWNTILPTKEDVKLLSNTIFYSEMVINLGSSMVFDSACFKKPCAYLNYDVKNKIDEYWSVSKIYKYVHFRSMPNKNVVVWLNSSDEIADKIKQTLKQSDQTVENAQEWFKIINDHPAEESSDRIWEAITEILN; the protein is encoded by the coding sequence ATGCCTAATAAAAAAATTTTTATTCTTCTACCAGACGGAGTTGGACTCCGAAATTTTGCATTTTCTAATTTTTATAAAATAGGAATAGAAAAGAAATTTGATATTACCTACTGGAATAATACTCCATTTGATTTGACTAACTTAGGTTTTAATGAAGTTAAAATAAATGAAGCTAAATCGGATACTTTAACGGATAGTTATAAAAATGCAAGGAAGCACATAGAATTAAATCTAAACAAAAAAAGAGAAAATGATAATGTTTATGATACTTACCGTTTTCCTTTTTTATACAAAAGTATAAAGACTTCTCTTAAAAGTTATATTACAAGATTTTTGATTTTAGCTTACAATTCTGAAAAGGGATTAAAAAAAGTTAGAGATGTAATAAAAAATAGAGAGAAGAAAACAAATTTCTATAAGCAATGTATAGAAACCTTAAGAATTGAAAAACCAAATTTTGTATTTTGTACAAATCAAAGACCGGTATTAGCTATAGCACCAATACTTGCAGCAAAAGAACTTCAAATTCCGACAGGAACTTTTATATTCTCGTGGGATAATCTACCAAAGGCAACAATGGTAATTGAAACAGATTATTATTTTGTTTGGAGTGATCATATGAAATCTGAACTTCTTAAGTATTATTCTTATATAGAAGAAAAAAAAATATTTGTTGTCGGCACACCGCAATTTGAAAGTCATTTTGATAAAAGTATTCTTTCTGATAGAATTCAGTTTTTTAATGACTATAAATTAGATTTAGACAGGAAATATATCTGTTATTCAGGGGATGATATAACAACTTGTCCAGACGACTCTCAATATTTATCTGATGTCGCAGATGCAGTTAGAGAAATAAATAAAAGAGATAATAATACATCATTAGGAATTATTTTCAGACGCTGTCCAGTAGATTTTTCTGGTCGTTATGATGCTGTTTTGCAGAAAAACAGAGATTTGATTACTGCCGTTGATCCAATATGGAAAAAGATTGGCGAAGATTGGAATACTATTTTACCGACTAAAGAGGATGTGAAATTATTATCAAACACAATTTTTTACTCCGAAATGGTTATAAATCTTGGCTCATCAATGGTTTTTGATTCTGCTTGTTTTAAAAAGCCTTGTGCTTATTTAAACTACGATGTAAAAAATAAAATTGATGAATATTGGTCTGTTTCAAAAATTTATAAATATGTACATTTTCGTTCAATGCCTAATAAAAATGTAGTCGTTTGGTTGAACTCCTCAGATGAAATTGCAGATAAAATAAAGCAAACATTGAAACAATCTGATCAAACAGTAGAAAATGCACAAGAATGGTTCAAAATTATTAATGACCATCCAGCTGAAGAATCTTCAGACAGAATATGGGAAGCAATAACAGAAATTTTAAACTAA